A region of Mycobacteriales bacterium DNA encodes the following proteins:
- a CDS encoding penicillin acylase family protein codes for MRRRLLACLPVLALLAATAGPAGAQGAPAPYVDHVRGGNVVPPGNTGHVPATELATALSGAYRPENADDQRDLYVDWGRKDWSFAPTDGGSGGAGKDALGAPYSPGGRGDVSVRRDGWGVPRIVGESDEAAQFGVGYAMAQDRLFQADIFRHVARGEMAQFLGGQEWYDYDRAWRQEFYTDDELLAMMDRYYDEREQGLLQAYLDGINAYIDEALLDPTKLPAEYAALQIVPEHFELRHSLAIFVLQARDSVEGFGKELDNATLLADLETRLGSAEGRRAFGDIRFHRDPGAYTTAPASSGRFPYPGGGFEGLDAPGVVRPDADGAAAAVAARDAAVLTALEQVGLARRQASNAVTVTPDRSADGRPMLLGGPQLQYLAPGIFWEFEVHSPSQDARGIGFAGTAGIVLIGKSPTHAWSITYGYTDQVDTFLVPLDPERSETHYLRGGQSRELQTYTSPVTCRTYAVGLTGAAPREATCDGLPAGSTDVQVQRVPDYGPVTGVVNVDGKPHAVVKMRGHWMQEIANGKPFLAFNTASTIDQFRAAQKDFTISLNVNYVDDRGHAGFWHVARPPIRANGTDGRLPTLGDGRYDWQGVVPLDRIPHAIDPAQGFTANWNNQVGRGWHNGDQNYWGDLQRVEMLSRRMEALVERGRVTPDDLWRVNREAAVEDGRWHDFLPLLESAHASGSAQPAIGTPGGIALSLLSAWDGQRTATQQEDGSWRYEDAATTIFDAWIQQLQRTVLADDLGDPYYDGATRLGPTFAPAHYHLYSTILLKILLGDQAPLEAEYDWLNGASPDEVIRSAFATAVAGLGEEYDGVPETWRGPAVLTRYQSLGLLEVDPHPFLNRGTYNQLAVVDVERRGAVAPRPTAAPVRPATAALPATGLSQTGAALAVVLLATAAAARIRSRRSRGMPAGTPTS; via the coding sequence GTGCGCCGTCGCCTGCTCGCCTGCCTGCCCGTCCTCGCGCTCCTGGCCGCCACCGCCGGCCCGGCCGGCGCCCAGGGCGCGCCGGCGCCGTACGTCGACCACGTACGCGGCGGCAACGTCGTGCCTCCCGGCAACACCGGACACGTGCCCGCCACCGAGCTCGCCACCGCCCTGTCCGGCGCCTACCGCCCGGAGAATGCCGACGACCAGCGCGACCTCTACGTCGACTGGGGGCGCAAGGACTGGTCCTTCGCGCCGACCGACGGCGGCAGCGGCGGCGCGGGCAAGGATGCGCTGGGCGCGCCCTACTCCCCGGGTGGGCGCGGCGACGTCAGCGTCCGGCGGGACGGGTGGGGAGTGCCCCGCATCGTGGGCGAGAGCGACGAGGCGGCACAGTTCGGCGTCGGCTATGCGATGGCGCAGGACCGGCTGTTCCAGGCCGACATCTTCCGGCACGTGGCGCGGGGCGAAATGGCGCAGTTCCTCGGCGGGCAGGAGTGGTACGACTACGACCGCGCGTGGCGGCAGGAGTTCTACACCGACGACGAGCTGCTCGCGATGATGGACCGCTACTACGACGAGCGCGAGCAGGGGCTGCTGCAGGCCTATCTCGACGGCATCAACGCCTACATCGACGAAGCGCTGCTCGACCCGACCAAGCTGCCGGCGGAGTACGCCGCGCTGCAGATCGTGCCCGAGCACTTCGAGCTGCGCCACTCACTGGCGATCTTCGTCCTGCAGGCCCGTGATTCCGTGGAGGGCTTCGGCAAGGAGCTCGACAACGCGACCCTGCTCGCCGACCTCGAGACGCGGCTCGGTTCGGCCGAGGGACGGCGGGCCTTCGGCGACATCCGCTTCCACCGTGATCCCGGCGCCTACACGACCGCCCCTGCCTCGTCCGGTCGTTTCCCCTATCCGGGAGGCGGCTTCGAGGGGCTGGACGCCCCGGGCGTGGTCCGGCCGGACGCCGACGGGGCGGCCGCGGCCGTCGCCGCCCGCGACGCGGCGGTGCTGACGGCGCTGGAGCAGGTGGGCCTCGCCCGCCGACAGGCGTCCAACGCCGTCACCGTCACGCCGGACCGGAGCGCGGACGGCCGACCGATGCTGCTCGGCGGCCCGCAGCTGCAGTACCTCGCACCCGGCATCTTCTGGGAGTTCGAGGTCCACTCCCCCAGCCAGGACGCGCGCGGCATCGGCTTCGCGGGGACGGCCGGCATCGTGCTGATCGGCAAGTCCCCGACGCACGCCTGGTCGATCACCTACGGCTACACCGACCAGGTCGACACCTTCCTCGTACCGCTGGACCCGGAGCGCTCCGAGACGCACTACCTGCGTGGCGGGCAGAGCCGGGAGCTGCAGACCTACACCTCGCCGGTGACCTGCCGCACCTACGCCGTGGGCCTGACCGGCGCCGCACCGCGCGAGGCGACCTGCGACGGGCTGCCGGCCGGCTCCACCGACGTGCAGGTCCAGCGCGTGCCGGACTACGGCCCCGTCACCGGTGTCGTGAACGTCGACGGCAAGCCGCACGCGGTGGTCAAGATGCGCGGCCACTGGATGCAGGAGATCGCGAACGGCAAGCCGTTCCTGGCCTTCAACACGGCGTCGACGATCGATCAGTTCCGCGCGGCACAGAAGGACTTCACGATCAGCCTGAACGTCAACTACGTCGACGACCGCGGTCACGCCGGCTTCTGGCACGTCGCGCGTCCGCCGATCCGCGCGAACGGCACGGACGGGCGGCTGCCGACGCTCGGCGACGGGCGCTACGACTGGCAGGGCGTCGTGCCGCTCGACCGGATCCCGCACGCGATCGACCCGGCGCAGGGCTTCACCGCGAACTGGAACAACCAGGTCGGCCGCGGCTGGCACAACGGCGACCAGAACTACTGGGGCGACCTGCAGCGCGTGGAGATGTTGTCGCGCCGGATGGAGGCGCTGGTCGAGCGCGGCCGCGTCACCCCTGACGACCTGTGGCGGGTGAACCGCGAGGCCGCCGTCGAGGACGGGCGCTGGCACGACTTTCTGCCGCTGTTGGAGAGTGCCCACGCATCCGGAAGTGCGCAGCCGGCCATCGGCACCCCCGGAGGCATCGCGCTGAGCCTGCTCTCCGCGTGGGACGGCCAGCGGACGGCGACGCAGCAGGAGGACGGCAGCTGGCGCTACGAGGACGCGGCCACCACCATCTTCGACGCGTGGATCCAGCAGCTGCAGCGCACGGTGCTCGCCGACGACCTCGGCGATCCCTACTACGACGGAGCGACCCGGCTCGGACCGACCTTCGCTCCGGCGCACTACCACCTCTACTCCACGATCCTGCTGAAGATCCTGCTCGGCGACCAGGCGCCGCTGGAGGCGGAGTACGACTGGCTCAACGGCGCGTCGCCTGACGAAGTGATCCGGTCGGCGTTCGCGACAGCAGTGGCCGGACTCGGCGAGGAGTACGACGGAGTGCCGGAGACCTGGCGCGGGCCGGCGGTGCTGACCCGCTACCAGTCGCTGGGGCTGCTCGAGGTCGACCCGCACCCGTTTCTCAATCGTGGGACCTACAACCAGCTCGCGGTCGTGGACGTCGAGCGCCGGGGTGCGGTGGCGCCGCGACCGACGGCCGCGCCCGTCCGGCCGGCTACCGCCGCCCTGCCGGCGACCGGACTGTCGCAGACCGGGGCGGCCCTGGCCGTCGTGCTGCTCGCGACGGCGGCAGCGGCGCGGATCCGCTCACGCCGCTCCCGTGGCATGCCGGCGGGGACCCCGACGAGCTGA
- a CDS encoding SNF2-related protein, producing MTVALQSELTDAPYSTLLARLSAAGSVDEAVSALVDDAATLWSRPGFDTLASVPHLRFTPFPHQLQAAQSALRRMRGRAILADEVGLGKTIEAGLVLSELRLRGLADRSLVVVPAGLVEQWCEELDRKFGLPTTVAAGGSWPSSPDRPVVVASLAAARRDPLRAALTDQPWDLVVVDEAHRVKSPRSASGRLARALRARYLLLLTATPVENRLDELFELISLVAPGLLGTPAEFRARHGGGEGLPRDIAGLQARTREVMVRHRRSEVAVSLPQRLAETVRVPADEQEQTLYDDIVTRVRVEAREAPPSRRLALRTVAQLAGSSPAAVAPTLARLGWDDLARCASDVTSTQKSRVLLGLLRRHLDRGEKVVVFTAYRQTLALLEDALAEAGVPAAVYHGALSRQEKERAVTAFRDEVPVLLTTEAAGEGRNLQFCHVMVNVDLPWNPMRIEQRLGRLHRIGQESDVVLTNLVGRGTIEEHILTVLESKINLFELVVGELDMILGRVTDDFDFESAIFSSYVEAADDADFDRRVSALGDDLARARAGYLAGRERLDSLVGEQA from the coding sequence GTGACCGTCGCGCTGCAGAGCGAGCTGACCGACGCTCCGTACTCCACCTTGCTCGCCCGGCTGTCGGCGGCCGGATCGGTGGACGAGGCGGTCTCGGCGCTGGTCGACGACGCGGCGACGCTGTGGAGCCGCCCCGGCTTCGACACCCTCGCCTCGGTCCCCCACCTGCGCTTCACGCCGTTCCCGCACCAGCTGCAGGCCGCCCAGAGCGCGCTGCGCCGGATGAGGGGGCGGGCGATCCTGGCCGACGAGGTGGGCCTCGGCAAGACGATCGAGGCCGGGCTGGTGCTGAGCGAGCTGCGGCTGCGCGGCCTGGCCGACAGGTCGCTGGTCGTCGTGCCCGCCGGGCTGGTCGAGCAGTGGTGCGAGGAGCTGGACCGCAAGTTCGGGCTGCCCACGACGGTGGCCGCCGGCGGCAGCTGGCCCTCCTCGCCGGACCGCCCGGTGGTCGTCGCGTCGCTGGCCGCCGCCCGGCGCGACCCGCTGCGGGCGGCGCTGACCGATCAGCCGTGGGACCTCGTGGTCGTCGACGAGGCGCACCGGGTGAAGAGCCCGCGCAGCGCCTCCGGCCGGCTGGCCCGCGCGCTGCGCGCCCGCTACCTGCTGCTGCTCACCGCGACGCCGGTGGAGAACCGGCTGGACGAGCTGTTCGAGCTGATCAGCCTGGTGGCCCCGGGCCTGCTCGGCACACCGGCGGAGTTCCGCGCCCGGCACGGCGGCGGGGAGGGCCTGCCGCGCGACATCGCCGGCCTGCAGGCCCGCACCCGCGAGGTCATGGTGCGCCACCGCCGCAGCGAGGTCGCCGTCTCGCTGCCGCAGCGGCTGGCCGAGACGGTGCGCGTTCCGGCCGACGAGCAGGAGCAGACGCTGTACGACGACATCGTCACCCGCGTGCGCGTCGAGGCCCGCGAGGCGCCGCCCAGCCGCCGGCTGGCCCTGCGTACCGTCGCGCAGCTCGCCGGCTCGAGCCCCGCCGCGGTCGCGCCGACGCTGGCCCGGCTGGGCTGGGACGACCTGGCCCGGTGCGCGTCGGACGTCACGAGCACGCAGAAGTCGCGGGTACTGCTCGGCCTGCTCCGGCGGCACCTGGACCGGGGCGAGAAGGTCGTGGTGTTCACCGCCTACCGGCAGACGCTGGCCCTGCTCGAGGACGCGCTCGCCGAGGCGGGCGTCCCGGCGGCGGTCTACCACGGGGCGCTGTCCAGACAGGAGAAGGAACGGGCAGTGACGGCGTTCCGGGACGAGGTCCCCGTGCTGCTGACCACCGAGGCGGCCGGCGAGGGCCGCAACCTGCAGTTCTGCCACGTGATGGTCAACGTCGACCTGCCGTGGAACCCGATGCGGATCGAGCAGCGGCTGGGCCGGCTGCACCGCATCGGGCAGGAGTCCGACGTGGTGCTCACCAACCTGGTCGGCCGCGGCACGATCGAGGAGCACATCCTCACCGTGCTGGAGAGCAAGATCAACCTGTTCGAGTTGGTCGTCGGGGAGCTCGACATGATCCTCGGCCGGGTGACCGACGACTTCGACTTCGAGAGCGCGATCTTCTCCTCCTACGTCGAGGCCGCCGACGACGCGGACTTCGACCGGCGGGTGTCCGCGCTCGGTGACGACCTGGCGCGGGCCCGCGCGGGTTACCTCGCCGGCCGGGAGCGGCTGGACAGCCTGGTGGGAGAGCAGGCGTGA
- a CDS encoding plasmid pRiA4b ORF-3 family protein, with the protein MRTTRLRVVLADVVPEVCRTVDVPAACALPELHLLLQAALGWTDSHLHQFVVGDRRWGTPHQEWDDGQLDEGQAGLRELGPTFDYLYDFGDGWEHTVEVLGRGGDEPRCIDGHGACPPEDCGGPAGYEQLLEVLADPAHPEHEHLTAWAGPRTGFDLGKADALLRRTVGTVPDSVRMLLELLDGGVKLTAAGRLPRLVVRRVQELRPQWAWSPRMVGSEEELVPLAALHALLREVGLARLAKGVLRPTRAAADDLEVVRRLRAAFPAGTFEQHVSQVLLYVLVRQGALPQSQLAEQVLALLGPGWRADGWPLTQGHVSAQLGQLWGLLTALDLIEGESVWKAGPSARTLLAETAWLPARPA; encoded by the coding sequence ATGAGGACGACCCGCCTGCGCGTCGTCCTGGCCGACGTCGTGCCCGAGGTCTGCCGGACGGTGGACGTTCCGGCGGCCTGCGCGCTGCCGGAGCTGCACCTGTTGCTGCAGGCGGCGCTGGGCTGGACCGACAGCCACCTGCACCAGTTCGTCGTCGGCGACCGCCGCTGGGGGACCCCGCACCAGGAGTGGGACGACGGCCAGCTGGATGAAGGACAGGCAGGGCTGCGTGAGCTCGGCCCGACGTTCGACTACCTCTACGACTTCGGCGACGGATGGGAGCACACGGTCGAGGTGCTCGGTCGCGGTGGTGACGAGCCCCGCTGCATCGACGGCCACGGGGCCTGCCCGCCGGAGGACTGCGGCGGACCGGCCGGCTACGAGCAGCTGCTCGAGGTGCTCGCCGACCCGGCGCACCCGGAGCACGAGCACCTGACGGCCTGGGCGGGGCCGCGTACCGGCTTCGATCTCGGGAAGGCCGACGCGTTGCTACGCCGTACCGTCGGCACCGTCCCGGACAGCGTCCGGATGCTGCTCGAGCTGCTCGACGGCGGCGTCAAGCTCACGGCGGCGGGCCGCCTGCCGCGGCTCGTCGTGCGCCGGGTGCAGGAGCTGCGACCGCAGTGGGCCTGGTCGCCGCGAATGGTGGGCAGCGAGGAGGAGCTCGTGCCGCTCGCGGCGCTGCACGCGCTGCTGCGCGAGGTGGGGTTGGCCCGGCTGGCCAAGGGCGTGCTCCGCCCGACCAGGGCGGCCGCCGACGACCTCGAGGTCGTCCGGCGCCTGCGCGCCGCCTTCCCGGCGGGGACATTCGAGCAGCATGTGTCACAGGTGCTGCTCTACGTGCTGGTCCGACAAGGTGCGCTGCCGCAATCGCAGCTGGCCGAGCAGGTCCTTGCGCTGCTCGGCCCCGGCTGGAGGGCCGACGGCTGGCCGTTGACGCAGGGGCACGTGTCGGCGCAGCTGGGTCAGCTGTGGGGGCTGTTGACGGCACTGGACCTGATCGAGGGTGAGTCGGTCTGGAAGGCCGGACCGTCCGCACGCACGCTGCTCGCGGAGACGGCCTGGCTGCCTGCCCGGCCCGCCTGA
- a CDS encoding VOC family protein: MEILSSRVLLRPAEPTRSHSFYRDTLRLAVAREFGPPGHPGIVFFLGNGLLEVSGQSDAPPRGLSLWLQVRDVTSEYERLAAAGVTIRRPPRTQPWGLVEMWIEDPDGVAIVLVEIPDDHPLRRDQR, from the coding sequence ATGGAGATTCTGAGCAGCCGGGTACTGCTGCGCCCGGCAGAGCCCACGCGCAGCCACAGCTTCTACCGGGACACGCTCCGGCTCGCCGTCGCGCGCGAGTTCGGCCCACCGGGGCATCCCGGCATCGTGTTCTTCCTCGGCAACGGCCTGCTCGAGGTGTCGGGCCAGTCCGACGCCCCGCCGCGAGGCCTGTCGCTGTGGCTCCAGGTCCGCGACGTGACGAGCGAGTACGAGCGGCTGGCCGCCGCGGGCGTCACGATCCGGCGGCCGCCACGGACGCAGCCCTGGGGGCTGGTGGAGATGTGGATCGAGGATCCGGACGGCGTCGCGATCGTGCTGGTCGAGATTCCCGACGACCACCCGCTGCGCCGCGACCAGCGGTAG
- a CDS encoding alpha/beta hydrolase, which produces MPELKRVPANGIEIAYETFGNRGAPPVVLVMGLGTQMLAWPDELCTDLAERGHFVVRFDNRDVGASTHLHGVAAPHPAQVVARRRRPPYTIDDMADDAVGLIDALGIGPVHLVGASLGGFIAQTAAVRRPDRLRSLTLIMTSTGSRRVGQADPRLIGRLLQRRVVADHAEAMEAVVEMFRVIGSKGYALDEERLRDVGGRSFERGHDPAGYHRQLAAVVGQPNRTEQLRRLDLPTLVMHGLQDPLVAPSGGLALARIIRGARFVGFSGMGHDLPRELWPEFADHIAALVRRAEGASLPR; this is translated from the coding sequence GTGCCTGAGCTGAAGCGGGTGCCGGCGAACGGCATCGAGATCGCGTACGAGACGTTCGGGAACCGCGGCGCTCCGCCGGTGGTCCTGGTCATGGGGCTGGGCACACAGATGCTCGCCTGGCCGGACGAGCTCTGCACCGACCTGGCCGAGCGCGGTCACTTCGTGGTCCGCTTCGACAACCGCGACGTCGGGGCCAGCACCCACCTGCACGGGGTAGCCGCCCCGCACCCGGCGCAGGTGGTCGCGCGCCGCCGCCGCCCGCCGTACACGATCGACGACATGGCCGACGACGCTGTCGGCCTCATCGACGCGCTCGGGATCGGCCCGGTGCATCTGGTCGGCGCGTCGCTGGGCGGTTTCATCGCGCAGACCGCGGCCGTGCGCCGGCCGGACCGGCTGCGCAGCCTGACGCTGATCATGACCTCGACCGGTTCACGGCGGGTGGGGCAGGCCGACCCGCGGCTGATCGGCCGGCTGCTCCAGCGGCGGGTGGTGGCCGACCACGCCGAGGCAATGGAGGCGGTGGTCGAGATGTTCCGCGTCATCGGCTCGAAGGGTTATGCGCTGGACGAGGAGCGGCTGCGCGACGTCGGCGGCCGCAGCTTCGAGCGCGGCCACGACCCGGCCGGCTACCACCGTCAGCTGGCGGCGGTGGTCGGGCAGCCGAACCGTACCGAGCAGCTCCGGCGGCTGGACCTGCCGACGCTGGTGATGCACGGCCTGCAGGACCCGCTGGTCGCGCCCAGCGGGGGGCTCGCGCTGGCGCGGATCATCCGCGGCGCCCGCTTCGTCGGCTTCTCCGGGATGGGCCACGACCTGCCGCGGGAGCTGTGGCCGGAGTTCGCCGATCACATCGCGGCGCTGGTGCGGCGGGCGGAGGGCGCGTCGCTGCCGCGGTGA
- a CDS encoding antibiotic biosynthesis monooxygenase family protein has product MVLEVALIDVKPGSEDSFCQGYAQAEPLVTQSSGCRSVRMTRGIETPTRFVLLIEWDSVEAHEVFRSSDRFAGWRELIGPHFAAPPQVEHFRDL; this is encoded by the coding sequence ATGGTTCTCGAAGTTGCCCTCATCGACGTCAAGCCGGGGTCCGAGGACTCCTTCTGCCAGGGGTACGCGCAGGCGGAGCCGCTGGTGACGCAGAGCTCCGGTTGCCGGTCCGTGCGGATGACCCGCGGGATCGAGACACCGACCCGCTTCGTCCTGCTCATCGAGTGGGACTCGGTCGAGGCACACGAGGTCTTCCGGTCCAGCGATCGCTTCGCGGGCTGGCGCGAGCTGATCGGGCCGCACTTCGCCGCCCCGCCGCAGGTCGAGCACTTCCGCGACCTCTGA
- a CDS encoding PIN domain-containing protein, protein MSLILDAGALIAVERNDRATAAVIEAARQEHRVVIVPAGVVGQVWRGGGRQARLARLLNARGVVVEPLTDTGARAAGVLCGQAGTMDVVDASVVLAARRHRATVISSDRLDLQALDPRIPLVDC, encoded by the coding sequence TTGAGCCTGATCCTCGACGCGGGAGCGTTGATCGCAGTGGAGCGGAACGACCGGGCCACAGCGGCGGTCATCGAGGCGGCGCGGCAGGAGCACCGAGTCGTGATTGTGCCGGCGGGTGTGGTCGGGCAAGTGTGGAGAGGTGGCGGGAGACAAGCACGGTTGGCTCGGCTGCTCAACGCGCGTGGCGTCGTCGTAGAGCCGCTGACCGACACCGGAGCTCGGGCCGCAGGGGTCCTGTGCGGCCAGGCCGGCACCATGGATGTCGTTGACGCGTCCGTGGTGCTCGCAGCACGCCGGCATCGCGCCACGGTCATCAGCTCCGATCGGTTAGACCTCCAGGCCCTCGACCCGAGAATCCCCCTGGTCGACTGCTGA
- a CDS encoding DNA-binding protein, which yields MTNPKDYVVRGDASIDDVDLDVEVVTVKGRRLTEAGAEQLAQETLAEARLRNLIPGRKSLSEGSTHSPRVQFRVPKAVAIEAQNRARAEGKSLSELAREALLRYLAS from the coding sequence ATGACCAACCCCAAGGACTACGTCGTCCGAGGTGATGCCAGCATCGACGACGTCGACCTCGACGTTGAAGTGGTCACCGTCAAGGGACGGCGACTCACCGAAGCCGGTGCCGAACAGCTTGCTCAAGAGACTCTGGCCGAGGCGCGTCTACGCAACCTGATCCCGGGTCGTAAGTCGCTCAGCGAAGGATCCACCCACTCGCCGCGGGTCCAGTTCCGGGTACCCAAGGCGGTCGCGATCGAGGCCCAGAACCGCGCTCGGGCGGAAGGCAAGTCGCTCTCCGAGTTGGCCAGGGAGGCACTACTGCGCTATCTGGCCTCGTAG